The following DNA comes from Corynebacterium atrinae.
TGCCCGCGTCGTTGGCCCGGTGCCGTTGCCCACCGAAAAGAACGTGTACGCCGTTATTCGTTCTCCCCACAAGTACAAGGATTCTCGCGAGCACTTCGAGATGCGCACTCACAAGCGCCTGATCGACATCCTCGACCCGACGCCGAAGACTGTTGATGCCCTCATGCGCATCGACCTTCCGGCCAGCGTCGACGTGAATATTCAGTGATCGACGACAAACTTGGCAGCGGAGAATAAATAATGAGTGAAAACGAGATCAAGGGAATCCTGGGCACCAAGCTCGGTA
Coding sequences within:
- the rpsJ gene encoding 30S ribosomal protein S10 translates to MAGQKIRIRLKAYDHEAIDASAKKIVETVTRTGARVVGPVPLPTEKNVYAVIRSPHKYKDSREHFEMRTHKRLIDILDPTPKTVDALMRIDLPASVDVNIQ